Proteins encoded within one genomic window of Hahella chejuensis KCTC 2396:
- a CDS encoding peroxiredoxin: MGVLVGKPAPDFTVPAVLADGQIVDEYKLSEAIKGKYALIFFYPLDFTFVCPSELIALDHRVEQFKERGVEVIGVSIDSHFTHNAWRNTPVDKGGIGPVKYTLAADLNHEICKAFDVESAGGVAFRGAFLIDKDGVVRSQIVNDLPLGRNVDELIRLVDALQFHEEHGEVCPAGWKKGDKGMQASPEGVANYLSQNSDKL; the protein is encoded by the coding sequence ATGGGCGTTCTAGTAGGAAAACCTGCTCCCGACTTTACCGTTCCCGCTGTTCTGGCTGACGGTCAGATCGTAGACGAATACAAGCTGTCTGAAGCAATCAAAGGCAAGTATGCTCTGATTTTCTTCTATCCTCTGGACTTCACCTTCGTATGTCCTTCCGAGCTGATCGCACTGGATCACCGTGTAGAGCAGTTCAAAGAGCGTGGCGTAGAAGTGATCGGCGTTTCCATTGACTCACACTTCACTCACAACGCATGGCGCAACACCCCTGTGGACAAAGGCGGCATCGGCCCAGTCAAGTACACTCTGGCGGCTGACCTGAACCACGAAATCTGTAAAGCGTTTGACGTTGAGTCCGCTGGCGGCGTTGCGTTCCGCGGCGCATTCCTGATCGACAAAGACGGCGTTGTGCGTTCGCAAATCGTTAACGACCTGCCGCTGGGCCGTAACGTAGACGAGCTGATTCGTCTGGTTGACGCGCTGCAATTCCACGAAGAGCACGGCGAAGTGTGTCCTGCTGGCTGGAAGAAAGGCGACAAAGGTATGCAGGCTTCTCCAGAAGGCGTAGCTAACTACCTGTCTCAAAACTCCGACAAGCTTTAA
- a CDS encoding SDR family oxidoreductase: MNYFVTGGTGFIGRFLVPKLLKRGGTVYLLVREASLPKLDELRERWNASDEQVVGVVGDLAQPMLGVSEKDAAMLRGKVGHFFHLAAIYDMQASAESQEQANIEGTRNAVKLADSLKAACFHHVSSIAAAGLYRGIFREDMFEEAEKLDNPYLRTKHESEKVVREECQTPWRVYRPGMVVGHSKTGEIDKIDGPYYFFKLIQKLRSALPQWMPTVGLEGGRINIVPVDFVVDAMDHIAHAEGEDGKCFHLTDPDPYKVGEILNIFAEAGHAPKMAMRIDARMFGFIPPMIRQGIARLPPVQRMKNAVLNDLGIPDEVMSFINYPTRFDNRETERLLKGTAIAVPRLQDYSPAIWDYWERHLDPDLHKDRTLRGAVEGRVCVITGATSGIGLSAARKLAEAGAKVVIAARTLEKLQEVKKELEELGGEVYEYSVDLSDLEDCDRFVANVLKDLGHVDVLVNNAGRSIRRSIQHAFDRFHDFERTMQLNYFGSLRLIMGFAPSMLERRRGHIVNISSIGVLTNAPRFSAYVASKAALDAFSRCAAAEFSDKNVTFTTINMPLVRTPMISPTKIYDSVPTLTPEEAADLVAEAIIHRPKRIATRLGVFAQVLHSMAPKFSEIIMNTGFKMFPDSSAATGGKDGEKPKVSTEQVAFAAIMRGIHW; this comes from the coding sequence ATGAACTACTTCGTGACAGGAGGCACCGGATTTATCGGTCGTTTCCTGGTTCCCAAATTATTAAAACGCGGCGGAACCGTATATTTATTGGTGCGGGAGGCGTCTCTCCCCAAGCTTGATGAGCTGCGTGAACGCTGGAATGCGTCGGATGAGCAGGTAGTCGGCGTTGTCGGCGACCTGGCGCAGCCGATGCTTGGAGTCAGTGAGAAAGACGCTGCGATGCTGCGGGGCAAAGTGGGTCATTTCTTCCATTTGGCGGCCATCTACGACATGCAGGCCTCGGCGGAAAGTCAGGAGCAGGCGAATATCGAAGGTACGCGGAATGCGGTTAAGCTGGCCGATAGCCTGAAGGCGGCCTGCTTCCATCATGTCAGCTCCATCGCGGCGGCGGGTCTGTACCGCGGCATCTTCCGCGAAGATATGTTCGAAGAAGCGGAAAAACTGGATAACCCTTATTTGCGCACCAAGCATGAATCTGAAAAAGTGGTGCGGGAAGAATGCCAGACGCCTTGGCGCGTTTATCGTCCGGGTATGGTCGTCGGTCACTCTAAAACCGGCGAAATCGATAAAATCGATGGTCCCTACTATTTCTTTAAGCTCATCCAGAAGCTGCGTAGCGCACTGCCGCAGTGGATGCCCACCGTTGGCCTGGAAGGCGGACGCATCAATATTGTGCCGGTGGATTTCGTCGTAGATGCGATGGATCACATTGCGCATGCAGAGGGAGAAGACGGCAAATGCTTTCATTTGACTGATCCGGACCCTTACAAAGTGGGTGAAATCCTGAACATTTTCGCTGAAGCCGGGCATGCTCCTAAAATGGCGATGCGTATTGATGCGCGGATGTTTGGTTTTATCCCGCCTATGATCCGTCAGGGAATCGCGCGTCTGCCACCAGTGCAGCGGATGAAAAACGCTGTGCTTAACGATCTCGGAATTCCGGATGAGGTGATGAGCTTTATTAATTATCCGACCCGTTTCGATAATCGCGAAACTGAACGCCTGCTCAAAGGGACTGCTATTGCTGTGCCTCGTTTGCAGGATTATTCGCCAGCGATTTGGGATTACTGGGAACGTCACCTGGACCCGGATTTACACAAGGATCGCACACTGCGTGGAGCAGTAGAGGGACGGGTTTGCGTCATCACCGGCGCGACGTCCGGCATTGGTTTGAGCGCCGCCCGCAAGTTGGCTGAAGCTGGCGCGAAAGTGGTGATCGCCGCCCGCACATTGGAAAAGCTGCAGGAAGTGAAGAAAGAACTGGAAGAGCTGGGCGGTGAAGTTTATGAATATTCCGTCGATCTTTCCGACTTGGAGGATTGCGATCGCTTTGTCGCCAATGTCCTTAAAGATCTGGGGCATGTCGATGTGTTGGTGAATAACGCCGGCCGCTCCATTCGCCGTTCCATTCAGCACGCCTTCGACCGTTTCCATGATTTTGAGCGCACCATGCAGCTCAATTACTTTGGCTCATTGCGGCTGATTATGGGGTTTGCGCCAAGTATGCTGGAGCGCAGGCGTGGGCACATTGTGAATATCTCCTCTATCGGTGTACTGACCAATGCCCCTCGCTTCTCCGCCTATGTGGCTTCCAAGGCGGCGCTGGATGCGTTTTCCCGCTGTGCGGCGGCGGAGTTTTCCGATAAGAACGTGACCTTCACCACTATCAATATGCCGTTGGTGCGGACGCCAATGATCAGTCCTACCAAGATTTATGACTCGGTGCCGACGCTGACGCCGGAGGAAGCGGCGGACCTGGTGGCGGAAGCGATCATTCATCGGCCCAAGCGCATAGCTACGCGATTGGGCGTGTTTGCGCAGGTGTTGCATTCTATGGCGCCGAAGTTCAGTGAGATCATCATGAATACTGGCTTCAAGATGTTCCCGGACTCCAGCGCAGCCACGGGCGGTAAAGACGGTGAGAAGCCCAAGGTTTCCACAGAGCAGGTTGCTTTTGCGGCGATCATGCGGGGAATTCACTGGTAA
- the phbB gene encoding acetoacetyl-CoA reductase has protein sequence MEQHIALVTGGTGGIGTAISRRLAEDGFRVIATYSSPAKRTHAEVWRAEQRERGFDIAIELMDVSSFESCAAAAADIREKYGVVEVLVNNAGITRDAVMKKMQMEQWKDVIDTNLSSVFNVTKQFLDDMLERQYGRIVNISSINGQKGQFGQVNYSAAKAGIHGFTKALAQEVARKGVTVNTISPGYVATAMVMAVAEEVREKIKAQIPVGRFAEPEEIARAVSFLTAKEAGYITGSNLSINGGQHMY, from the coding sequence ATGGAACAGCACATTGCATTGGTTACTGGCGGCACAGGGGGTATCGGGACCGCCATCTCTCGGCGTTTGGCGGAAGACGGCTTTCGGGTGATCGCCACCTACAGCTCGCCGGCCAAGCGCACTCATGCGGAAGTCTGGCGGGCTGAGCAGAGGGAGCGTGGGTTTGATATCGCCATCGAACTCATGGATGTCTCCAGTTTCGAAAGTTGCGCCGCCGCCGCAGCGGATATTCGTGAAAAATACGGAGTGGTCGAGGTACTGGTGAATAACGCCGGCATCACCCGCGACGCAGTAATGAAAAAAATGCAGATGGAGCAGTGGAAGGATGTCATCGACACCAACCTCAGCAGCGTCTTCAATGTCACCAAGCAGTTTCTTGACGATATGTTGGAAAGGCAGTACGGTCGCATCGTCAATATTTCCTCCATCAATGGCCAGAAAGGGCAGTTCGGCCAAGTGAACTATTCCGCCGCCAAAGCGGGCATTCACGGCTTCACCAAAGCGCTCGCGCAGGAAGTGGCGCGCAAGGGCGTGACGGTGAACACCATCTCACCCGGCTATGTCGCCACTGCAATGGTGATGGCGGTGGCGGAAGAAGTCAGAGAAAAGATCAAAGCGCAGATTCCAGTGGGGCGTTTCGCCGAACCGGAAGAAATCGCCCGTGCGGTATCCTTTTTGACAGCGAAAGAGGCGGGATATATCACCGGCTCCAACCTGTCTATCAATGGCGGCCAGCACATGTACTGA
- a CDS encoding insulinase family protein, with protein sequence MPSVNNNIAKSPNDKRQYRAVTLDNGLQALLISDPETDKAAAAIDVDVGSGADPIGREGLAHFLEHMLFLGTEKYPQPDEYQSFINQHGGSHNAFTAFDHTNYFFDVDADALEPALDRFSQQFVAPLFSEAYVEREKNAVHSEYTSKLREDSRRFFAAVKQAINPAHPMAKFAVGNLETLADRPGENVRDALLKFYEQHYSADIMKLTVYGKEPLDTMEAWVKEKFSGVKKRDIEHNQKRPPLFKPGAAPTLLSIKPIKEKRSLHLMFEAPPIEPYFHAKPVYYLTNLIGHEGEGSLLSWLKQQNLAEGLSSGLFTSEEDSSVVSVSITLTEKGQKNWIKVIRDVFTYINLIKQQGIEEWRFQEQAKMLDIAYRFQDQAAPIHYVSSLAGRLQDHSPDQVLRAPYAMDDYDAKVLKEFADRLSPENMLAVLSAPEVATDKTERWYETPYSVRAFTTEEDAEIRTPDQQAAIHLPGPNEFIPDDLDLLAGPDMAVPEKIYAKPGYDVWFARDRSFDSPKSSFYLSIRSQLANKSPRDQALTELFISLARDELSEYSYPAYLAGLDFKLYKHLRGITLRIDGFSDKQPVLLERILTTLKQPELREDRFNQFKKDMLRDLKNAIQDKPFERLASEARTWLLQPYWTEKQQIDALKNITLDDVRAFAPTALKDINLVALAHGNISREQALHAANVVEKQLLADANIVEVQKSAVVDIQGGDWFKEINTPHQDSAYLYYVQGPGKTYADRAAFGMIAQIISPEYYNDIRTEAQMGYVVFATPYTLLDTPALAFIVQSPSHTPKQIHTATEDFIARFAKELRLLPEAEFEKHKAALKARLMEKDQTLEQRSDRFWTEIDVGNEQFDTLNQIASEVDKLSLELLADYFDKQFVTDKSALLVVTDGDKNGVHWRPGKAEPLKDKESWLNANKLFPLRVKY encoded by the coding sequence ATGCCCTCAGTGAACAACAACATAGCCAAGAGCCCGAATGATAAGCGTCAATACCGGGCTGTCACGCTGGACAACGGTTTACAGGCGCTGTTGATATCCGACCCGGAAACCGACAAAGCCGCCGCCGCGATAGATGTGGACGTGGGCAGCGGGGCCGATCCGATTGGACGGGAGGGACTGGCGCACTTCCTGGAGCACATGCTGTTTCTGGGAACGGAAAAATACCCGCAGCCCGACGAGTATCAGTCTTTTATCAATCAGCATGGTGGCTCTCATAACGCCTTCACCGCGTTCGACCACACCAACTATTTCTTCGACGTAGATGCTGACGCACTGGAGCCGGCGCTGGACCGTTTCAGCCAGCAGTTTGTCGCGCCGTTGTTTTCCGAAGCCTATGTCGAGCGTGAGAAAAATGCGGTGCATTCGGAATACACCTCGAAATTGCGGGAAGACAGCCGTCGCTTTTTCGCTGCGGTGAAGCAAGCCATCAACCCCGCCCATCCCATGGCCAAGTTCGCTGTCGGCAATCTGGAAACCCTGGCGGACCGTCCTGGCGAAAATGTCCGCGACGCCCTGCTCAAGTTTTACGAGCAACACTATTCCGCAGACATCATGAAGCTGACCGTCTATGGCAAAGAGCCGTTGGACACGATGGAAGCCTGGGTGAAGGAAAAGTTCAGCGGCGTGAAAAAGCGCGATATCGAACACAACCAGAAACGGCCGCCGCTGTTCAAACCCGGCGCGGCGCCGACACTGTTGTCCATCAAACCGATCAAGGAAAAGCGCTCGTTGCACCTGATGTTTGAGGCGCCGCCGATTGAGCCCTACTTCCACGCCAAACCGGTGTATTACCTGACCAACCTCATCGGTCACGAAGGCGAAGGCAGCCTGCTTTCCTGGTTGAAACAGCAGAATCTGGCGGAGGGGCTCTCTTCCGGTCTGTTCACCAGCGAGGAAGACAGCTCCGTGGTCAGCGTCTCCATCACTCTGACGGAGAAAGGCCAGAAGAACTGGATCAAGGTGATCCGTGATGTATTCACTTACATCAACCTGATCAAGCAGCAGGGCATTGAGGAGTGGCGCTTTCAGGAACAGGCGAAGATGCTGGATATCGCCTATCGCTTCCAGGATCAGGCGGCGCCCATTCACTATGTAAGCAGTCTGGCTGGGCGTTTGCAGGACCACTCCCCTGATCAGGTGCTGCGCGCGCCTTACGCCATGGACGACTATGACGCCAAGGTGCTGAAAGAGTTCGCCGACCGCTTGAGCCCGGAAAATATGCTGGCGGTGCTGTCCGCGCCTGAAGTCGCCACCGATAAAACTGAGCGTTGGTACGAGACGCCCTACAGCGTGCGCGCCTTCACCACAGAAGAAGACGCCGAGATCCGTACTCCGGACCAACAGGCCGCCATTCATCTGCCAGGGCCCAACGAATTTATTCCGGACGATCTCGATTTGCTGGCCGGCCCGGACATGGCTGTACCCGAGAAGATCTATGCAAAACCGGGATATGATGTCTGGTTCGCCAGAGATCGGTCTTTCGACTCTCCAAAATCCAGCTTTTACCTGAGCATCCGCTCGCAACTGGCCAACAAGAGCCCAAGAGATCAGGCGCTGACTGAACTTTTTATCTCCCTGGCCCGTGACGAGTTAAGCGAATATTCCTACCCCGCCTACCTTGCCGGGTTGGATTTCAAACTCTACAAGCATTTGCGCGGCATAACGCTTCGCATAGACGGCTTTAGCGACAAGCAGCCCGTATTGCTGGAACGTATTTTGACCACGTTAAAGCAGCCAGAGCTGCGCGAAGACCGCTTCAACCAGTTCAAGAAGGACATGCTGCGCGATCTGAAAAACGCCATACAGGACAAGCCGTTTGAGCGTCTCGCCTCAGAAGCGCGGACTTGGTTGCTGCAACCTTACTGGACCGAAAAGCAGCAGATTGATGCGCTGAAGAATATCACGCTGGACGACGTACGCGCCTTTGCTCCCACTGCGCTCAAGGATATCAATCTGGTCGCTCTCGCCCACGGCAATATTTCTCGTGAGCAAGCGCTGCACGCAGCCAATGTAGTGGAGAAGCAGTTACTGGCCGACGCCAATATCGTTGAAGTGCAGAAAAGCGCTGTGGTGGACATTCAAGGCGGCGACTGGTTTAAAGAAATCAACACTCCCCATCAGGACTCCGCCTATCTCTATTATGTCCAGGGCCCCGGGAAAACCTATGCTGACCGCGCAGCGTTCGGCATGATCGCACAGATCATTTCGCCGGAATATTACAACGATATCCGCACAGAAGCGCAGATGGGCTATGTCGTGTTCGCCACACCTTATACGCTGCTGGATACACCGGCTCTGGCCTTTATCGTGCAGTCTCCGTCACACACGCCAAAGCAAATCCATACCGCCACCGAGGACTTTATCGCTCGTTTTGCGAAAGAGTTGCGTTTACTGCCCGAAGCGGAATTTGAGAAACACAAAGCCGCACTGAAGGCGCGCCTGATGGAGAAAGATCAAACCCTGGAGCAGCGCTCCGACCGATTCTGGACGGAAATTGACGTTGGCAATGAGCAGTTCGACACCCTGAACCAGATCGCCAGCGAAGTGGACAAGCTCAGCCTTGAACTGCTGGCGGACTACTTCGACAAGCAGTTTGTGACGGATAAGAGCGCGCTGCTGGTGGTCACTGACGGCGACAAAAACGGCGTACACTGGCGTCCTGGAAAAGCGGAGCCGTTGAAGGACAAAGAGAGCTGGCTCAACGCAAACAAGCTGTTTCCGCTTCGAGTCAAATACTGA
- the sbcB gene encoding exodeoxyribonuclease I — translation MADTFYWYDFETWGADPRRDRPSQFAGVRTDLDLNPIEKPLVMYCMPAEDVLPQPEACLITGITPQKALSEGVSEAEFIRLIHEQFSRPGTCVVGYNSIRFDDEVTRNTLYRNFYDPYSREWRNGNSRWDVIDMVRLTYAMRPDGINWPMNAEGVPSFRLEELTKANGVTHEAAHDAMSDVYATIAVARLIKTAQPKLYDYVLGHRNKKVLEGLVDIERMKPLFHVSSKFPAALGCCAMVAPIARHPTNPNGVIVYDLRADPSTWTHLPVEKIRERIFTSNEDLPEGAERIPLKVVHLNKCPILVESKILKTMDPERLRGFQLDGDKLRSHLQALRQAENIQQRVAEVFNEPMDDSETDPDLMLYSGGFFSNNDRELMTFIHEQSPEVLGELELPFEDPRLQEMLFRYRARNFPGTLNEEEMEKWERYRYHRLAGESSGASISFQAYFKKLEQLAANPDITPFQLSILQDLHLYGESIIPMDF, via the coding sequence ATGGCTGACACCTTTTATTGGTACGATTTCGAGACCTGGGGCGCAGATCCCCGCAGAGACAGACCTTCTCAGTTTGCGGGCGTGCGCACGGACTTGGATCTCAACCCCATCGAAAAGCCGCTGGTGATGTATTGCATGCCGGCGGAAGACGTATTGCCGCAACCGGAAGCCTGCCTGATCACCGGCATCACGCCACAGAAGGCGCTGTCCGAGGGCGTGAGCGAAGCGGAATTTATCCGCCTGATCCATGAGCAGTTCTCGCGTCCGGGAACCTGTGTGGTCGGCTACAACAGCATCCGCTTCGACGATGAAGTCACCCGCAACACGCTGTACCGCAACTTCTACGATCCATACAGCCGGGAGTGGCGCAACGGCAATTCCCGCTGGGACGTCATCGATATGGTGCGGCTTACCTACGCCATGCGGCCCGACGGCATAAACTGGCCCATGAACGCAGAAGGCGTCCCCAGTTTTCGCCTGGAAGAGCTGACCAAGGCCAATGGCGTGACCCACGAGGCGGCGCATGACGCTATGTCTGATGTGTACGCCACCATCGCTGTGGCGCGTCTGATCAAGACGGCGCAACCCAAGTTGTATGACTACGTGCTCGGCCATCGCAATAAGAAAGTTCTGGAAGGGCTGGTGGATATCGAACGCATGAAACCCCTGTTTCATGTGTCTTCCAAATTTCCGGCGGCTTTAGGCTGCTGCGCCATGGTGGCGCCCATTGCGCGTCATCCAACCAATCCCAACGGCGTGATCGTCTATGATCTGCGCGCTGATCCCTCCACCTGGACGCACTTGCCAGTGGAGAAGATTCGAGAGCGCATCTTCACGTCGAATGAAGACCTCCCGGAAGGCGCGGAACGTATCCCGCTGAAAGTCGTGCATCTGAACAAATGCCCCATTCTGGTTGAAAGCAAAATCCTCAAAACCATGGACCCGGAGAGATTGCGCGGTTTTCAGCTGGACGGCGACAAGCTGAGATCGCACCTGCAGGCGTTGCGTCAGGCGGAGAATATTCAGCAACGGGTGGCGGAAGTGTTCAACGAACCCATGGACGACAGCGAGACCGATCCGGACCTGATGCTCTACAGCGGCGGCTTTTTCAGCAACAACGACCGTGAACTGATGACTTTCATTCACGAGCAGTCGCCGGAAGTGCTGGGGGAGCTGGAGCTGCCTTTTGAAGATCCACGGCTGCAGGAGATGCTGTTCCGTTATCGCGCCAGGAACTTTCCCGGAACGTTGAACGAAGAGGAAATGGAGAAGTGGGAGCGGTATCGCTATCACCGTTTAGCCGGGGAATCCAGCGGAGCCTCAATCAGCTTCCAGGCGTATTTCAAGAAGCTGGAGCAGCTCGCCGCTAACCCGGATATCACGCCGTTTCAGTTGTCCATTCTTCAGGATCTGCACTTATACGGTGAGTCCATTATTCCCATGGACTTCTGA
- a CDS encoding L-threonylcarbamoyladenylate synthase: MSQFFQIHQDNPQARLVRQAVEIIHSGGVIVYPTDSGYALGCAIGDKNAADRIKSIRRLDDKHNFTLVCRDLSDISTYAKVDNSTYRLLKNHTPGAYTFILTATSEVPRRLLHPKRRQIGIRVPDNRIAQALLEELGAPLMSSTLIMPGEEMPMTDPYEIRQMLEHAVDLIIDGGFCGMEPTSVVDLTDDAPVILREGAGDVSSF, encoded by the coding sequence ATGAGCCAGTTCTTCCAGATTCATCAGGATAACCCGCAGGCCCGCCTGGTTCGCCAGGCGGTGGAAATCATCCACAGCGGCGGCGTTATCGTTTACCCCACGGATTCCGGTTATGCGCTGGGATGCGCCATCGGCGATAAAAACGCCGCCGACCGCATCAAGAGCATTCGCCGCCTGGACGATAAGCATAACTTTACGCTGGTGTGCCGGGATTTGAGCGATATCTCCACCTACGCCAAGGTGGACAACAGCACTTATCGACTGCTGAAAAACCATACCCCCGGCGCTTATACCTTTATTTTGACGGCGACTTCGGAAGTGCCGCGCAGGTTGCTGCATCCGAAGCGGCGTCAAATCGGCATCCGGGTGCCTGATAACCGCATTGCGCAGGCGTTGTTGGAGGAGTTAGGGGCTCCGTTGATGAGCTCTACCTTGATTATGCCCGGCGAAGAAATGCCGATGACCGATCCCTATGAGATCCGTCAGATGCTGGAGCATGCGGTGGACTTGATCATCGATGGCGGTTTCTGCGGCATGGAGCCCACCTCCGTCGTTGACCTGACCGACGATGCGCCGGTGATCTTGCGGGAAGGCGCGGGCGACGTTTCCAGTTTCTGA
- a CDS encoding BolA family protein, translated as MKIQISVENKLKEAFTPTHLEVINESHMHSVPPNSETHFKVVLVTPQFTDMRSVQRHQKVYAVLGELMQQGIHALALHTFTPQEWLEKGQAPDSPNCMGGSKKAKTE; from the coding sequence ATGAAAATCCAGATCTCTGTTGAGAATAAGTTAAAAGAGGCTTTCACTCCGACGCACCTGGAGGTGATCAATGAAAGCCACATGCACAGCGTCCCCCCTAATTCGGAAACCCATTTCAAAGTGGTGTTGGTGACGCCGCAATTTACCGACATGCGTTCCGTGCAACGGCACCAGAAAGTATATGCAGTGCTGGGCGAGTTGATGCAGCAAGGCATTCACGCGCTGGCGCTGCATACCTTCACCCCGCAGGAATGGCTGGAAAAAGGCCAGGCCCCAGACTCGCCCAATTGCATGGGCGGTAGTAAAAAAGCCAAAACGGAGTAG
- a CDS encoding exo-alpha-sialidase: MRLALFALLTAFAVPTLAEINFYPPVNLSYSDGLSFNPSLVTQGDNLFVTWDDNSSGVKEVMFARSRDKGENYTPPKQLSSSSGQSSAPDVAVDSHGRVHVVWQDTLYGASTILYVRSEDGGKTFSQAVSLSGDDSASVRADILVDSGNVIYVAWTDTGTEEVIVTQSVDGGDSFQQVAKMKANFVSSVRMTAGGDRRIHVAWTNAQNIYHMYSRNGGRSFSRPVSISASSAASSSVSLAADAGSNVYIGWSEQINDEAEIYVARSEDGGQHFAPPGNISRNPGSSIGPDLTTDTDGVLYVVWQDTTPGNYEAMFAYSTDRALTFSPAANISPSELGSLVTRVAVNESGGIFVAWDDNRSGNFEIIVARGMQGLAAIKNATAKPSPFSPNGDGSNDTLRVRADFTAPLQWEASVLTPEDEPVNVFRGNGERFDLTWDGLDHNGVVTPDGSYRFLITGVDLDGVAAAPAEVYFSVNTVSDSEPPQLLSYESNYAEFGPDGDGRRDNVTLKASFNKNLDWTLSYQNRDGVELFRQQGSGVSLDKVWDGRDFSGVKVADDRYVIALSATDTQGISVNGELRVIVDTVAPQWANISVTPEVITPNGDQSDDKARLEFDLNEGALTTVYVYEARGGSLVRELYREPLIGERRVAIDWDGRSGTGNVVAPGKYIFKVWMRDYAANRAEPYPVVAGVTVR; the protein is encoded by the coding sequence TTGCGTCTGGCCCTTTTTGCATTGTTGACGGCCTTTGCTGTACCCACTCTTGCGGAGATTAATTTTTACCCGCCTGTAAATCTGTCCTATTCAGATGGTTTGAGTTTTAACCCCAGCCTGGTGACCCAAGGCGATAATCTCTTTGTAACCTGGGACGATAACAGTTCCGGGGTGAAGGAAGTGATGTTCGCGCGCTCTCGCGATAAAGGTGAAAACTACACGCCGCCGAAGCAATTGTCGTCGTCCTCCGGCCAATCCAGCGCGCCGGATGTGGCGGTGGACTCTCACGGTCGAGTGCATGTGGTGTGGCAGGATACTTTGTACGGCGCCTCTACGATTCTTTACGTGCGTTCGGAGGATGGCGGCAAAACTTTTTCCCAGGCCGTCAGCCTTTCTGGGGACGACAGCGCCTCGGTGCGGGCGGATATTCTGGTGGACTCGGGGAACGTGATCTATGTGGCCTGGACCGACACCGGGACGGAAGAAGTGATAGTGACCCAGAGCGTGGACGGAGGCGACAGTTTTCAGCAAGTCGCCAAGATGAAAGCCAACTTTGTCTCCAGCGTGCGTATGACGGCGGGAGGAGATCGGCGTATCCACGTGGCCTGGACCAACGCACAGAATATCTATCACATGTATTCCAGAAACGGCGGGCGCAGCTTCTCCCGGCCGGTGAGTATTTCCGCTAGCAGTGCGGCGTCATCTTCCGTTTCGCTGGCGGCGGATGCGGGCAGCAATGTTTACATCGGTTGGAGTGAGCAGATCAATGATGAGGCGGAGATATATGTGGCGCGATCTGAGGATGGCGGGCAGCATTTTGCGCCGCCCGGCAACATCAGCCGTAATCCGGGTTCCTCAATCGGCCCGGATTTGACCACGGATACCGACGGCGTGTTGTATGTCGTTTGGCAGGATACGACCCCGGGCAACTACGAAGCGATGTTCGCCTACTCCACAGACAGAGCCCTGACGTTTTCCCCCGCCGCCAATATATCTCCCAGTGAATTGGGGTCCCTGGTGACCAGGGTGGCGGTCAATGAGTCCGGCGGCATATTCGTCGCCTGGGACGATAATCGCAGTGGCAATTTTGAGATTATCGTGGCGCGAGGGATGCAGGGCTTGGCGGCGATCAAGAACGCCACCGCCAAGCCCTCTCCCTTCAGTCCAAACGGCGACGGCTCCAATGACACGTTGAGAGTACGCGCCGATTTCACCGCTCCGCTGCAATGGGAGGCCTCTGTCCTCACGCCGGAGGATGAGCCGGTGAACGTGTTTCGCGGCAATGGAGAGCGCTTCGACTTGACTTGGGATGGGCTGGACCACAATGGCGTAGTCACTCCGGACGGCTCTTATCGGTTCTTGATTACTGGCGTGGATCTGGACGGCGTGGCGGCGGCTCCGGCAGAAGTGTATTTCAGCGTGAACACCGTATCAGACTCGGAACCGCCGCAATTGTTGAGCTATGAGTCCAACTATGCGGAATTTGGTCCAGATGGCGATGGACGGCGCGATAACGTCACGCTTAAAGCAAGCTTCAACAAGAATCTCGATTGGACGCTTAGTTATCAAAACCGGGATGGAGTGGAATTGTTTCGTCAACAAGGCAGCGGCGTTTCGCTTGATAAAGTGTGGGACGGCCGTGATTTCAGCGGCGTTAAGGTGGCGGATGATCGTTATGTGATTGCGTTGTCAGCCACAGACACCCAGGGAATCAGTGTAAATGGCGAGTTGCGGGTGATTGTGGACACCGTCGCCCCGCAATGGGCGAATATCAGCGTCACGCCGGAAGTGATTACACCCAATGGAGATCAATCAGACGACAAGGCGCGCCTGGAGTTTGATCTCAATGAAGGCGCGTTGACGACAGTATATGTCTACGAGGCGCGAGGCGGTTCTCTGGTGCGAGAGCTGTATCGGGAGCCTTTGATTGGCGAACGCCGTGTCGCGATAGACTGGGACGGACGTTCCGGCACAGGGAATGTCGTCGCGCCGGGAAAGTACATCTTTAAAGTGTGGATGCGGGACTATGCGGCCAATCGCGCGGAGCCTTATCCAGTGGTGGCCGGCGTCACAGTGAGATAA